The genome window attatttatcgatACACTATTGACTTCACAAAATGTGATGTTCGTTccctacctacttacattaattacacgctttttacttatttcttacaatatacaaagaaaatattctacatagcatgtacctacttgtataataattaatataattagctAATCTCTGTGAGAAATatccataaatattatatgtataatgtagTAATGAGGCAGTTATGAAATCTAAGGCATTCTTCTGTGGCTgagtaaaaataactttttgtaCAGTTAAATATTTCACAACTACTTTATGCTTATTTGTATGAGATACTTCAGGCTTGTATGTATGGAATTTGAGTTATTTTTTGGGAGGGTAATTGAAGTTACAATTAACTGTATCAATTAGAACACATCTCATTCAAGACATCTGATATGTTAGTGGGGAACCTGACCTCTGAAAACTGATGAAAGATAGACAAAAgattctaattatttatttttaagtattaaacCCAAATTAGGTAATTAAGAATCATTTTTGAGAAAGAATGCGCTAAGTATAATCAATAAGTTTCTAATTATGAGGGTAATCTGTCCTTACCCTATTTTCTACATTTACCTAATCTATGTTACCTAAACCAGAATATTTTCCTACTTTACCCCTGACGTGTAATTAATACTCAACTTACAAGCACTGGCGTCAAGTTCTCAAGGTGCTATTTGAAGCATAGTATACTTGTAGCAGAAGCCATGTCTTATGACTAGGAAATTCTTGTAAGTTTGGATTTACgcatgttttattataaaatacagttGTACTTATAAGGTAATGTTTTAAATTACCCTGATGCCTTTAAGGGTAAAAAGGAAAAACTGTTTCCATGTTTTACCTATTAAGGTATTTTCTCAAAATGGCACATATATCATGTTTACTTTATGACCATTTTTAAACCAACAAAAGGGTAAATCTGGTAATAATGGTTGTGCATTATTCAAGTACAATTTAATATTGGTTGTAACATTCTGTTTCAAATAGTGCACAATTATTGGGTAGACCATAGGACATACCACTGACTCAATTACCCCAGGTAACCTGTTTTCAACTTGGTAagggtaaaatatttttctgcatAGCTCAACAAGACTTacctaataatatgtatgtatatgttaccgtaagattacaaacatcgttagattacaatctatctcgagagattgtaaactgtcgaattattgtgaaccgtaacatctgattgcaatttaacgcattatttttcgctatattataatctatggatgagaaattgtcaaattgtcaactgtccgaaagctctctctgattggtcagtctttttgtaagatcgaccaatcacgaccagccgttctgttcccatggagttcccgtagagttaggaatgaaatagaggtgtcagttaaataaaataaatgctcttcaaaaattcttcaagtattaaatttatataaaaataactcttataaaaatacagttaggtattttgtcttcaaatacaaactaatatttaaaaataaaataaaaggggtgctaattaaacaggcttctttttaatatcattattcgcccccaaaaatgtatgttgccttctaaattactaagtcagccacaattaataaagcgtcgagcatctaaataatactatcttagccacgagttatcttccactctaaatacaactcagcatgatggttatttttttgcatctaaatttgtagcatgcattctaacagtaaacttcttaaatactattaaatgacatcataaaaatatttatttaccttctaattttttaactcgtacctactgagttttttgtttaaaatataacacatcccatattaattgacccagcatggaagtaagcatgcaacatgcagcaagcataacttctgtcacggctccggcgctgcggggctccggcggtcccatgcgagcttatcgtcgcagatggttttcacgctcaccaccgcagcttcggcttgctggccggcagagccggccagcctcagccgcggcggcgagcgctgaaactacctgcgcctcagctcgcaggccgcctcgcccctccgcgcctacgcggttttgaattgcactctaggggtagggcagacaagactacgtggagtcggttttgcagcgattcgttttcgtcactaacttcaatttttaatacaatttttaattgtgtgtaatttgagtcttaaaaattaagtacaatttttgattttataaaaaattaaaccgtcacttatttttgcacgtcaaagagctgtgacaccgggagttgcaaagaacattgtcttttttgacgttctaccaatcagcgcgcaagatgcattccgttctacgccagttgacaatttgaccgctctacatcgctctcgatcttacaaaaagactgaccaatcagggagagctttcggacagttgacaatttgacaatttctcatcgatagattataatatagcgaaaaataatgcgttaaattgcaatcaggtgttacggtttacaataattcgacagtttacaatctctcgagatagattgtaatctaacgatgtttgtaatcttacggtgacatatatattaCAAAGTTTTCAGTTCTAATGATCTTCTTAACTTTAAAATTCCTGTTTTTAATATACTTATCTTTGATAAAAATGGCTGCCAAGATAGAGCGCAGCCAATATCATATACAATCGTTATTGTAGCATAATATTAGGAGCATTGTTAAATGTTTTCTACTTTAGCTAGAAGCAAATTTTCAGGCTAAATTGAAGTTTGTACTACTTACGCtaatatgttttttgtatttaatatgttACAAACGGTATTCAGAGAATTGTATAGTGTTCTTTTCcatgaaaaaatcttttactttGCCAAAATTTCGTCTTAGTAGGCAAATTATACAATTCCTGAAAGTACGTCTATTATTGCTCATAATTCGCCCTCTAGGATCTAACTTCTTAGGAAATgcctttttttctttattaaagtCCGAAAATGTATGTTAAGACCcgcaaattgtaataaaatatatctgtAATTATTTTACTCAGCATGTACAATGAATTATTCAAacgaattttttaaatcaaatatcaacaatcattaattttaatattttgacagcgtttttttagtattttaagttaatattataatgttagaTTCTAGTTTAATTTTAGTCTAAAAATACACCAGGTACTTGCAACATTTTTTTCGCAGTTTTTATGACTTTACGTTCATCTCAAGAATACAAAAAGTTTAAGGTGTTAATTAACTTGTaatagcttttttaaataagtttaagtatacctactaaaatatgACTTGCTTTAGTTTTTACGGTCATTTCCTGAAATAAATCAGCGTTCATACTTAATTAAGTCATCtgtttatacctacctatgaataattttaatttaccatTAGGTGCCAAACTTAAGTACTtggtatatttttacaaatattgtataatttaaattacgaaCGAAAAATCCAAGCTGCCATGAAAATCGTCATCAGCCAGAATCATTTTTGCCATGAATTTATGTATCTACCTACCCCCATTTCGTAgccataattttgtatttaacgaaaatatttttcaagctttgcaataaacatttacaatacctataaaaatctatgtaactAATGCTGTATATTAAATACCTAGCTAGTAAACGTTGTTCAAAtgatttcttcttttttcttaagtagttttaatttttatgtccCGAAAAAGAatctaatatttgataataaCGTTTACGAGCCAAGGCTATTAtagtatgtaatattttttattatattaaatataaatttcaAAGCTAGTGCACAATTTTGTTGGAAATAGTTGATATTTTATAACTAATTAATTCTGTAACAATATAGCACAAGACTGTGtgctaattgaaaataaataaaattgacgaCGCTAAGTGTGTTTTTACTTCAGCCTTTGTTTTAGCCAACATCATTGGGTCGGCAGTAAAGCCGTACCTAAAAATCGTAAAATATCCAGACGAATTAGTCGCAGTCTACATTTTCATTGGTAAGAATATTCTAAATCCAGTTTTGAACTACCGGGTGATATACCTTTAGTGGGATCCTAATTAGAGGCAGTCAGGTGGTTTGAGAAAACAACAGAAACCTGCAGCTCTCTAGATAAGAAGAATGATCCAAAATCTATGTGatacattttctatttcacataattcgagataaaaaatatggtatttCTCAGTTCATTTGTAGTTACATACCTATTTAATCTCCGAATCAGGATCCCAATATTTTTAGTCTATGCACATTATGCCTCTATGGTGTCACACGTCAGTGTCATGTTTCGCTGTCAAGTGTCATTGATGTCATCAAAAAATTGTAAACACTGCTTGGCTACTTGAAACCGGAGttaattaatatatattattctgaaatacaatataaaacaaTGGATGCAAAAGATGTGTGTGTTGAAATAGAGAACGATGAATTTTATAGTAAGTTTCTAGATGAGTCCGTTAAACCCGTACTCAATGAAAATCAATCGGTTACTGAACAAGTGAATAGACTCACGCAGGGGATTGAAAAACTAAGCAAAAGCTTGGAGAAACAAGTCCTAGCTAAACACAATGATCTTCTTACACAAGCCAGTCATATATCCGACTTGGAAGTGACTTTAGAGTCTGTGCAAGCTCAAGTACAGAGTCTGTTACGCGGCGCTGAGAATCTGAAAAATCGAGTGCACACACCGTATTACGCCCTCGAGAACCAAACAATGATGCTTGAAAGAGTTCAAACTACATGCAATTTGATGCGACATTCGTCAAAAATCTTAAATCTGTGGCATAAACTGCAGAGCATCAAAGACAACCCATCTAAAGAGGCCATCATACTCTTTGAACTGAATGAGCTGATCAGTGACTACGATTTCGAAGGGATAGATCTCCTTGACGAGGTCCTTAAGTCTGTACAACTGAGGAGAACAGAGTTATTAACAAATGCCACGGAGCTATTGCAGTCAAGTCTACTAAGTGGTGACAAAACCAAACTATTACAATGCTTTAAAGTATTCCACAACCTGCAATGCACAGAGGAacagataaaaaaatctgttaGCAGCATACTgagtgatttaaaaaaagaaataacaacaGCTTTGAATGTCCAAATGGTTTCAATTGAAGTGAAGAAATCTAGCTCGGGGAGAATCGCTCCAGGCAAGGCGAATATCATGAGCGCTCaggactttaaaaaaaaactttgggaCAACATTGAACAACTCTTCAAAGTTGACATTTATAACAGCTGCACTAAAGTCATAATGCTTCAGAATGTTGTCAATGAGTTACATGCAATTGGGAATTTCAGGAACATAGCTAAAAACTTTTGGGCTGATTTGTCTTTAGTCTTCAGCAATGAGCTTGAAAAGAGTCCACTAACCGTCAATCAATCCATAGAGATTGACTTTCCCAGATTGCTTAAAAGTTTCAATGACTTGCTTTCTAGACTAAAATGTAAGGACCTAGAGATGAACCGCTCATGTCTCACAAAATGGGAGAATtcctttttatcaaaatccttggGAAAATTGCTGGAGCCTGTTAGAAGTATGTGGCATTTGTCCCAGGTACCAAACATGGATCAGATAGACAATGCTATTAGAGTTATTGCTGAAGCACTCAGCATCTCACTTGGTGACAAACAGTTGAGCATCAGCCTAGCCAACAGTGTGGCTAAATCTATCAAACAGATGACTGTGGAGGCAGAGCAGAGATTATCTATGGACAGTGATGTGGCACAGATAATAGAGCCACCTACAAGCTCACAGCAAAAGAATGCTGACCTCTGCAACTCCTTGTATTATTTCTCAtcacaaataaaaagagttcTTATAAACATGAACTCAATGCTGCCCCAAGAAAGTATACAAATTGTTCAGAATAGCTTGAAAGACATTTCCAGCATGCCTATTCTGCAATTATTTGCTGAATCAATCAAGAATTCCTTGTTCATAATTTTGATGACAATGCATGATGAGCCTGACTTGATCAGGGCTGATGACCCAGCTGGCAAGAATCTATCATGTTCCCCATACATGAAGGAGCTTCAACAATTTGTGTCCCGATGCAAGGACATTTACTTATCTATGTTCAGTGAAAAGTCTGCCCTTAATGAGTGTTGTACAAACATAGCTAGAGCTTGCATTGAGAGATTTACTCAGCATATTTGTAATGTAAGACCACTGAGTAAGTTTGGCAGAGCTAAGTTGCAGATAGATTGCAAACATTTGGAAGTTGCTTTGTCACCTTTGGTCAATGATATGACAGAGTTGGGAGACCACTATAGGCAGTTGAAGGCATTGCATCTTTTGCTGGAGAAGACTCCTCAAGAGATAGCCAAGAGTCAGAGTGAAGGTGCTTGCTTACCATACTCATTGGTAATGATGTTCTTGTTCTCCCATGGTGGTCACCAACTCTTAGCTCCACATACCTGTGCTGGCTGGAATGTTCAAAAGCTGATGCAGTGGCTGGACTCTCATAGGAATGAGAGGGATCGGCTGGAGTTTGTTGCCGGGGCTTTGCAAAGATATCAGAACCATGTGAGACAGAACCAAATCGCGACTTACGATGAAGTGTATCCTGTGTTGATACAATTGTTGGAGGATGGAAGAAAGTCCTTGAAGAAGTAGACTAGAGAGAAAACGTTGGAGCTATCTTCGTagtgtattataattttatttgaattcaataAGTAAATAAGCCTATGCTATcctataatgtatattttatgtttatcagaccat of Helicoverpa zea isolate HzStark_Cry1AcR chromosome 15, ilHelZeax1.1, whole genome shotgun sequence contains these proteins:
- the LOC124636790 gene encoding conserved oligomeric Golgi complex subunit 5; amino-acid sequence: MDAKDVCVEIENDEFYSKFLDESVKPVLNENQSVTEQVNRLTQGIEKLSKSLEKQVLAKHNDLLTQASHISDLEVTLESVQAQVQSLLRGAENLKNRVHTPYYALENQTMMLERVQTTCNLMRHSSKILNLWHKLQSIKDNPSKEAIILFELNELISDYDFEGIDLLDEVLKSVQLRRTELLTNATELLQSSLLSGDKTKLLQCFKVFHNLQCTEEQIKKSVSSILSDLKKEITTALNVQMVSIEVKKSSSGRIAPGKANIMSAQDFKKKLWDNIEQLFKVDIYNSCTKVIMLQNVVNELHAIGNFRNIAKNFWADLSLVFSNELEKSPLTVNQSIEIDFPRLLKSFNDLLSRLKCKDLEMNRSCLTKWENSFLSKSLGKLLEPVRSMWHLSQVPNMDQIDNAIRVIAEALSISLGDKQLSISLANSVAKSIKQMTVEAEQRLSMDSDVAQIIEPPTSSQQKNADLCNSLYYFSSQIKRVLINMNSMLPQESIQIVQNSLKDISSMPILQLFAESIKNSLFIILMTMHDEPDLIRADDPAGKNLSCSPYMKELQQFVSRCKDIYLSMFSEKSALNECCTNIARACIERFTQHICNVRPLSKFGRAKLQIDCKHLEVALSPLVNDMTELGDHYRQLKALHLLLEKTPQEIAKSQSEGACLPYSLVMMFLFSHGGHQLLAPHTCAGWNVQKLMQWLDSHRNERDRLEFVAGALQRYQNHVRQNQIATYDEVYPVLIQLLEDGRKSLKK